A single Tuberibacillus sp. Marseille-P3662 DNA region contains:
- a CDS encoding MDR family MFS transporter gives MPKSIWLLIIGMAINVTGASLVWPLNTIYIHDFLGRSLSFAGLVLMLNQGSAIIGNLVGGTIYDKWGGFRSVITGLCISVTSAFLLVAYHSTYSYMMLLMVIGFGSGLVKPAMYAMAGSIWPDGGRKPFNAMYVAQNLGVALGASLGGFIASQSFTLIFLVNGIFYLSFFLLALTTYRRLEGRSVDDGYMYSSVTDYESTIHHKRHFIALLILCSGFVLCWIGYVQWQSTLSSYTQELGISLSHYSILWTINGFLIVSLQPIVKFVVAKMRDEKRQIITGIVIFMISYAVVTQAEQFSGFAAAMVILTIGEVLVWPAVPTLAHRLAPKGRTGFYQGFVNSTGTAGRMLGPLLGGVIVDYFGMNPLFVVIILLYIVAIGSTLLFHRFSQKNLAYNQDVGEFHQS, from the coding sequence ATGCCGAAATCGATTTGGCTGCTGATTATAGGTATGGCGATTAACGTCACTGGCGCTTCACTGGTATGGCCATTAAACACGATTTATATTCATGATTTTCTTGGACGCAGTTTAAGCTTTGCCGGTCTGGTTCTTATGCTGAATCAAGGAAGTGCAATCATTGGCAATCTTGTTGGGGGTACAATTTATGATAAGTGGGGCGGTTTCCGTTCTGTTATAACCGGCCTTTGTATTTCAGTAACATCAGCGTTTTTGTTAGTCGCATACCACTCCACCTATTCTTACATGATGCTATTAATGGTGATTGGTTTTGGCTCAGGACTGGTTAAGCCGGCGATGTATGCCATGGCCGGCAGTATATGGCCTGATGGTGGGCGTAAGCCTTTTAATGCGATGTACGTCGCGCAAAATTTAGGTGTGGCGTTAGGGGCTTCGCTAGGCGGATTTATTGCCAGTCAATCATTCACCTTGATTTTTTTGGTCAATGGTATTTTTTATCTCAGCTTCTTTTTACTGGCGCTAACGACCTATCGACGATTGGAAGGGCGCTCAGTGGATGACGGGTACATGTATTCAAGCGTGACCGATTATGAATCGACCATTCATCATAAGCGGCATTTCATCGCTTTACTCATTCTTTGTTCGGGATTCGTGTTATGTTGGATTGGCTATGTGCAATGGCAATCGACTTTATCGTCTTATACACAAGAACTGGGAATTAGTCTCTCACACTACAGTATTTTATGGACGATTAATGGTTTTCTGATTGTGTCTTTACAACCCATTGTCAAGTTTGTAGTAGCAAAAATGAGAGATGAAAAACGGCAAATTATAACGGGGATTGTCATTTTTATGATATCTTATGCTGTTGTGACTCAAGCCGAACAGTTCAGTGGATTTGCGGCGGCTATGGTTATCTTAACAATCGGTGAGGTCTTAGTTTGGCCGGCGGTGCCGACATTGGCTCATCGTCTGGCTCCCAAAGGAAGAACCGGTTTCTACCAAGGATTTGTCAATAGCACAGGGACGGCTGGGCGTATGCTTGGGCCCCTGCTCGGTGGCGTGATCGTCGATTATTTTGGAATGAATCCGCTTTTTGTCGTCATTATTTTATTATATATCGTTGCGATCGGATCGACACTATTGTTTCACCGGTTTTCACAAAAAAATCTGGCCTACAATCAAGATGTAGGTGAGTTTCATCAAAGTTAA
- the leuS gene encoding leucine--tRNA ligase, producing MPYNHKKIEPKWQHYWEEQQTFKTNIHTDKEKSYILDMFPYPSGAGLHVGHPEGYTATDILARMKRMQGYEVLHPMGWDAFGLPAERYAMKTGNDPAEFTQHNIDNFRRQIKSLGLSYDWSREINTTDPNYYKWTQWIFIKLYEKGLAYIDEIPVNWCPDLGTVLANEEVVDGKSEWGHEVIQKPMKQWMMKITDYADRLLEDLDDLDWPESIKDMQRNWIGRSEGAQIRFGFADHDASIEVFTTRPDTLFGATYAVLSPEHPLVDQITTAEQRSDVAAYQTKVQRKSELERTDLAKEKTGVFTGAYVVNPINEEKLPVWIADYVLMSYGTGAIMAVPGHDERDYEFATTFDLPIREVVSGGDLSQEVYTGDGPHVNSQFLDGMHQDEAIETMLEWLEDQGIGEKKVTYRLRDWLFSRQRYWGEPIPVIHWEDGQVTTVPEEELPLTLPEANEVKSSGTGESPLANIDDWVHVVDPETGIKGRRETNTMPQWAGSCWYYLRYIDPDNDTALADPDLLNKWLPVDTYIGGAEHAVLHLLYARFWHKVLYDIGVVPTKEPFQKLFNQGMILGENSEKMSKSKGNVVNPDDIVRTHGADTLRVYEMFMGPLDASIAWSEDGVDGSRRFLDRIWRLLVTEEDTLKANVQADVDVTNEFERLYHETIKKVTDDFTNLRFNTGISQLMVFLNEAYKQDVWPQSFAEGFVKLLAPIAPHIAEEIWSIMGNEAPISLQSWPVYDERKMEVSTAEIVVQINGKVRSKLTVPKSISKEDLEAEAMNDETIKDWLKDVDVKKVIVIPGKLVNIVVK from the coding sequence ATGCCATATAATCACAAGAAAATAGAGCCCAAATGGCAACATTATTGGGAAGAACAGCAAACCTTTAAAACGAATATTCACACGGACAAAGAAAAAAGTTATATTTTGGATATGTTTCCGTATCCATCAGGGGCGGGCTTACACGTCGGACATCCTGAAGGTTATACGGCAACCGATATTTTGGCGAGAATGAAGCGGATGCAAGGTTATGAAGTCCTTCATCCAATGGGGTGGGATGCATTTGGCTTACCAGCCGAGCGCTATGCGATGAAAACAGGCAATGACCCGGCCGAATTCACCCAGCATAATATTGATAATTTTCGCCGCCAAATTAAATCGCTGGGTTTATCCTATGATTGGTCTAGAGAGATTAACACAACTGATCCGAATTATTACAAATGGACACAATGGATCTTTATAAAATTATATGAAAAAGGTCTAGCTTACATCGATGAGATTCCTGTGAACTGGTGCCCAGATCTTGGAACGGTTTTGGCTAACGAAGAAGTGGTTGATGGTAAGAGTGAATGGGGCCATGAAGTGATCCAAAAGCCGATGAAACAATGGATGATGAAAATTACCGATTATGCCGATCGTCTCTTGGAAGACCTTGATGATCTTGATTGGCCGGAAAGTATCAAAGATATGCAGCGCAACTGGATCGGCCGTTCGGAAGGTGCGCAAATTCGGTTTGGTTTTGCGGATCATGATGCTTCCATTGAAGTCTTCACAACCCGACCTGATACATTATTCGGTGCCACTTACGCGGTTTTGTCACCGGAACATCCTTTGGTGGATCAGATTACGACGGCGGAACAACGATCTGACGTTGCGGCCTATCAAACGAAGGTGCAAAGAAAAAGTGAGCTTGAACGGACGGATCTTGCCAAAGAAAAAACGGGCGTATTCACTGGCGCTTACGTCGTAAACCCGATTAACGAGGAAAAATTACCGGTCTGGATCGCTGACTACGTGCTGATGAGTTATGGTACAGGGGCAATCATGGCTGTCCCGGGGCATGATGAACGTGACTATGAATTTGCGACCACATTTGATTTACCGATTCGTGAGGTTGTATCCGGTGGTGACTTAAGTCAAGAGGTTTATACCGGTGATGGTCCTCACGTTAACTCTCAATTCCTAGACGGGATGCATCAAGATGAAGCCATCGAAACTATGCTAGAGTGGCTTGAAGATCAGGGTATTGGTGAGAAGAAGGTCACGTATCGTTTGCGTGACTGGTTGTTCAGCCGCCAAAGGTACTGGGGTGAACCGATTCCAGTCATTCATTGGGAAGATGGCCAGGTTACAACGGTGCCTGAAGAAGAATTACCGCTAACCTTGCCTGAGGCTAATGAAGTTAAGTCATCTGGAACTGGGGAGTCGCCGCTTGCCAACATTGATGACTGGGTGCATGTGGTTGATCCTGAGACAGGTATAAAAGGTCGTCGGGAGACCAATACCATGCCTCAATGGGCAGGCAGCTGCTGGTACTACCTAAGGTATATTGACCCAGACAATGATACAGCTCTTGCTGACCCTGATTTGCTGAATAAATGGCTGCCGGTCGATACTTATATTGGCGGTGCTGAACACGCCGTCTTGCATTTGCTTTATGCCCGTTTCTGGCACAAGGTACTATATGACATTGGTGTTGTACCGACAAAAGAGCCGTTTCAAAAGCTGTTTAATCAAGGTATGATCCTGGGTGAAAACAGTGAGAAGATGAGTAAGTCAAAAGGCAACGTTGTTAATCCTGATGATATTGTACGAACGCACGGTGCGGATACCTTGAGAGTCTATGAAATGTTCATGGGACCTTTGGATGCCTCGATTGCTTGGTCCGAAGACGGGGTAGACGGATCGCGGCGTTTTTTGGATCGGATTTGGCGGTTGTTAGTGACTGAAGAAGACACGTTGAAAGCGAATGTTCAGGCTGATGTTGATGTCACAAATGAGTTTGAACGTCTTTATCATGAAACCATTAAAAAAGTGACAGATGACTTTACAAACCTTCGATTCAATACAGGGATTTCACAATTAATGGTGTTTTTAAACGAAGCGTACAAACAAGATGTTTGGCCGCAGTCATTTGCCGAAGGGTTTGTGAAACTGCTTGCGCCGATCGCTCCGCATATTGCCGAGGAAATTTGGAGTATCATGGGTAACGAAGCGCCGATTAGTTTGCAAAGCTGGCCGGTTTACGATGAGCGTAAAATGGAAGTATCCACAGCAGAAATCGTCGTGCAAATTAATGGTAAGGTTCGTAGCAAATTGACGGTGCCAAAATCCATTAGCAAGGAAGACTTGGAAGCTGAAGCGATGAATGATGAGACGATCAAAGACTGGCTGAAAGATGTGGATGTCAAGAAAGTGATTGTCATACCAGGAAAGTTGGTCAATATTGTTGTGAAATAG
- a CDS encoding rhodanese-like domain-containing protein, which yields MSDDIKTIQPDELEAKLENEDSIDLIDVREDEEIAQGKIPQAKHIRLSELPERYQELDTDKSYAVICRSGRRSHKACEFLEEKGLDVRNMVGGMLKWQGHVE from the coding sequence ATGTCTGACGATATAAAAACCATTCAGCCGGACGAGCTGGAAGCGAAGCTAGAAAATGAGGATAGCATTGATTTAATTGATGTCCGTGAAGATGAAGAAATTGCACAGGGGAAAATACCCCAGGCGAAGCATATTCGCTTAAGTGAATTGCCTGAACGTTATCAGGAATTAGACACTGATAAGTCCTATGCAGTGATTTGTCGCTCGGGTCGCCGTAGCCACAAAGCTTGCGAATTCCTTGAAGAAAAAGGGCTTGATGTTCGCAACATGGTTGGCGGCATGTTAAAATGGCAAGGTCACGTTGAGTAA
- a CDS encoding sporulation protein Cse60: MLKVKMFDEEHETDLENEINRFLSDHNPNVQDIQFRVAAAEDTLDNGNVFCFSAMIVYEA; encoded by the coding sequence ATGTTAAAGGTTAAAATGTTTGATGAAGAGCATGAGACGGACTTAGAGAATGAAATCAACCGATTTTTATCAGATCATAATCCAAACGTACAGGATATTCAATTTAGAGTCGCTGCTGCTGAAGACACATTAGATAATGGGAATGTGTTCTGTTTCTCAGCCATGATTGTCTATGAAGCTTGA
- a CDS encoding putative polysaccharide biosynthesis protein has protein sequence MAGSKILKGTMLLSAGMFLSKFLGMLFVVPLHALVGDVGGSIYTHAYNPYAIILSISTVGLPLAVSKYVSKYNALGDYQTSQRLFRSGLVVMLVTGLVGCLFMNVFAPWLAGGSGDYTSDVIFVIRVVSVAILIAPVMSLIRGFFQGFESMGPTALSQVAEQLGRIVFGLTAATVALYIFGASRTMAVALVAFGAFVGAGVSLAILISYWQKRKPYLDELYANSQPQANVSLKHMYKELISYAIPFVCVGLATMLYIQVDLFTASHFMQVFHDLKDLDSYVSNLTLYDRQIVMIPVSLATALALSVVPSVTSSYSVGDRLQLTQKITQAFQMILFLVIPAAVGISMLSYQIYFLLYGGEHLNIGGEVLRWYAPSAFLFAGFSVTAAILQGIDKQKVTIFSLLFGLLFKLSLNPLFINWFGMQGPILATDVGYLLSIGINLLAVRGRAGYAFNFVAKRFLLVGIFTTMMAIVVGVVVWISDRPETWLGALVTSIIAIILGGGFYMWLAFRSGLARQVLGKNIPIVGRFMK, from the coding sequence TTGGCCGGTTCGAAAATATTGAAAGGAACCATGCTTTTGTCTGCGGGCATGTTTCTATCGAAGTTTCTCGGGATGCTTTTTGTTGTCCCCTTACATGCTTTGGTTGGCGATGTAGGCGGGAGCATTTATACACATGCCTATAACCCTTATGCGATCATTTTAAGCATTTCAACAGTGGGATTACCGTTAGCTGTTTCTAAATACGTGTCAAAATATAATGCTTTAGGAGATTATCAGACAAGCCAAAGATTATTTCGCTCCGGTTTAGTTGTGATGTTAGTAACAGGACTCGTGGGTTGTTTATTTATGAACGTATTCGCTCCTTGGCTGGCCGGAGGTTCAGGGGACTATACTTCCGATGTCATATTTGTGATTCGTGTTGTTAGTGTGGCTATTCTGATTGCTCCAGTTATGAGCTTAATTCGAGGCTTTTTTCAGGGCTTTGAATCCATGGGACCGACGGCATTATCTCAAGTTGCTGAACAATTAGGACGGATTGTCTTCGGGTTGACAGCGGCCACAGTAGCTCTATATATCTTTGGCGCCAGCCGAACAATGGCTGTAGCATTGGTCGCGTTTGGAGCTTTTGTCGGTGCAGGAGTCAGCTTAGCTATATTAATTAGCTATTGGCAAAAGCGCAAACCTTACCTTGACGAACTTTATGCAAACAGTCAGCCGCAAGCGAATGTGTCTTTGAAGCATATGTATAAGGAACTCATTAGTTATGCCATCCCTTTTGTTTGTGTCGGACTGGCAACCATGCTCTATATTCAAGTGGATTTGTTTACTGCCAGTCATTTTATGCAGGTCTTTCATGACCTGAAAGACTTGGACTCTTACGTGTCCAATCTTACGCTCTACGACCGACAAATAGTGATGATTCCGGTATCATTAGCAACAGCTCTCGCTCTAAGCGTCGTTCCGTCGGTTACATCATCGTATTCGGTTGGGGATCGGCTGCAGCTGACGCAGAAGATTACGCAGGCCTTTCAAATGATTCTATTTTTGGTTATTCCGGCAGCCGTTGGGATTTCCATGTTAAGTTATCAAATATACTTTCTCTTGTATGGTGGTGAACATCTGAACATCGGCGGCGAAGTCCTGCGTTGGTACGCACCATCCGCCTTTTTGTTTGCCGGCTTTTCTGTAACGGCGGCTATTTTGCAAGGAATTGATAAGCAAAAAGTCACGATTTTTAGTTTGTTGTTTGGTTTGCTTTTTAAGCTCAGTTTAAATCCACTGTTTATCAACTGGTTCGGCATGCAGGGGCCAATCTTAGCGACAGATGTCGGTTATCTGCTGTCCATCGGGATTAATCTATTGGCGGTTCGTGGACGAGCGGGTTATGCATTCAATTTTGTCGCCAAGCGATTTTTGCTTGTGGGTATTTTTACGACGATGATGGCCATTGTTGTTGGGGTTGTTGTTTGGATATCGGATCGTCCGGAGACTTGGCTCGGTGCGTTAGTAACGAGTATCATTGCTATTATTTTGGGCGGCGGCTTTTACATGTGGCTGGCCTTCCGTTCTGGACTCGCAAGACAGGTGTTAGGAAAGAATATTCCAATTGTTGGTCGGTTCATGAAATAA
- a CDS encoding DUF6884 domain-containing protein — protein sequence MKSKIGLLATSRKKQSKPDRVIDFYSSPLFKKSAEYALLNYDRFYFYNAKDGLLLPDQMMSPYDVSIKTFRVEEKRLWAEKVVHQLHQYEIPGTIDLYLHGGQVYRRYLQPQLHRYGYTFEVPLEGLGIGQQLKWYDEHINKYY from the coding sequence ATGAAATCGAAAATAGGCTTACTTGCCACTTCTAGAAAAAAACAATCAAAACCTGACAGAGTCATTGATTTTTATAGCAGTCCGTTGTTTAAGAAATCGGCGGAATATGCGCTGCTCAATTATGACCGATTTTATTTTTATAATGCAAAAGATGGATTGCTTTTACCCGATCAGATGATGTCACCTTATGATGTCTCCATAAAGACGTTCCGAGTTGAAGAAAAACGTCTTTGGGCCGAAAAAGTCGTTCACCAACTTCATCAATATGAAATACCTGGGACCATTGATTTATATCTTCACGGTGGACAAGTGTATCGCAGATATTTGCAACCTCAATTACATCGTTATGGATACACTTTTGAAGTTCCTCTAGAAGGGTTAGGTATCGGTCAACAATTAAAATGGTATGATGAGCACATTAATAAATATTATTAG
- a CDS encoding pseudouridine synthase, with translation MRLDKLLANSGLGSRKDVKMILKQGRVTVNHSITKNPKFHVHPNNDIIVVDGHDVQYAEFVYFMLNKPQGVISATQDLTQRTVLDLIADSDKVKQLSPVGRLDKDTEGLLLLTNDGQLSHDLLSPKKHVNKIYYVELAAPLTATRIEQLTTGVQLDGGETTRPAQIEILDAANRSVYITINEGKYHQVKRMFAAVDNRVTFLKRVSMGSLTLDLDLKPGEYRTLNQDELDKLLLLKEGYSD, from the coding sequence ATGCGTCTTGATAAGTTACTTGCAAATTCAGGGCTTGGCAGTCGTAAAGATGTCAAGATGATCTTAAAACAAGGTCGAGTAACGGTTAATCATAGTATAACAAAAAATCCGAAGTTTCACGTTCATCCAAATAATGACATAATCGTTGTTGATGGTCATGATGTTCAGTATGCGGAGTTTGTTTATTTCATGTTAAATAAACCTCAGGGTGTCATATCGGCAACTCAGGACTTGACTCAACGTACGGTGCTTGATTTGATAGCTGATTCCGATAAAGTTAAGCAACTATCTCCTGTTGGACGTTTGGATAAGGATACTGAAGGTTTGCTGCTATTGACCAACGACGGTCAACTTAGTCATGATCTATTATCACCTAAGAAACACGTTAACAAAATCTACTATGTTGAGTTAGCCGCCCCATTAACGGCAACACGAATAGAGCAATTAACAACAGGTGTTCAGTTAGATGGCGGTGAAACCACCCGTCCTGCGCAAATAGAAATCCTGGATGCTGCGAATCGATCGGTTTACATAACAATTAACGAGGGTAAATATCATCAAGTAAAACGGATGTTTGCGGCCGTTGATAACAGAGTAACCTTTTTAAAAAGAGTCAGCATGGGATCGTTGACACTTGATCTGGACCTTAAGCCAGGTGAGTATCGTACATTGAATCAAGACGAATTGGACAAACTTCTATTATTAAAAGAGGGTTACTCAGACTAG
- a CDS encoding PRC-barrel domain-containing protein has translation MLITFDRLKALPLVYKDDVDMRELQDVLILEDDYTINYLSYNAHGYQSKASSHDDRIDSRDQTTEEDVDRYQAKANTNLNNVIIGEGLPEQTGAFEQYDFIQGKDIQIGASSIQYDGRIRNENDSASRNQISMEQLIGKKVADAQDRTLGKIQNVVIDTEERSLAGVQISEGALDRLLDHEPKYIPPQYLSHWHADTLKVSGEQDIFRLMN, from the coding sequence ATGTTGATTACGTTTGATCGTCTGAAAGCTTTACCGCTTGTCTACAAGGACGATGTTGATATGCGGGAACTCCAAGATGTTCTGATTCTTGAAGATGATTATACCATTAATTATCTTAGTTATAATGCTCATGGATATCAGTCTAAAGCATCATCCCATGATGACAGGATTGATAGTAGGGATCAGACGACTGAGGAGGATGTTGATCGATATCAAGCGAAAGCCAACACTAATTTGAATAATGTCATCATTGGTGAAGGATTGCCTGAGCAAACGGGAGCGTTTGAGCAATATGATTTTATTCAGGGTAAAGATATACAAATTGGCGCATCATCCATCCAATATGATGGTCGTATAAGAAATGAAAATGACTCAGCAAGTCGGAATCAAATTTCTATGGAACAACTTATTGGAAAGAAAGTCGCTGACGCTCAGGATCGGACGTTAGGGAAAATTCAAAATGTTGTTATTGATACAGAGGAGCGTTCTCTAGCTGGCGTTCAGATCTCTGAAGGTGCTCTGGATCGGTTATTAGACCATGAACCTAAATATATTCCACCCCAATATTTAAGTCATTGGCATGCTGATACATTAAAAGTTTCGGGTGAGCAGGATATTTTTCGATTAATGAATTAA
- a CDS encoding DeoR family transcriptional regulator: MNPSTDRMLNRVKAIYLYIHRKGTVTTQELVDEFDMTQRTIQRDLNILTYNKLVKSPSRGKWTTTNKKVKVS, from the coding sequence TTGAACCCTTCAACAGATCGGATGTTAAACAGAGTAAAAGCCATTTACTTATACATTCATAGAAAGGGGACAGTGACAACTCAAGAACTCGTCGATGAATTCGACATGACCCAACGAACCATTCAGAGGGACTTAAACATACTAACCTACAATAAGCTCGTTAAAAGCCCTAGCCGAGGAAAATGGACGACAACCAACAAAAAAGTTAAAGTGTCATAG
- a CDS encoding potassium channel family protein produces the protein MYIVRQMIHKAIRMDNWILMTGSILFIIMSTYLFYWLEPETFKTPFNALWYVMTTVTTVGYGDYSPVTVPGQIYAMIVYIIGIGVIGVAIGKVVDGLASYKRKREEGRLRYKGKDHIVIIGWSRKAEIAVQEILDTSTDIEIVIIDLMEKTPIQHERIFYIRGRATEKETLENAGLERARSAIVFADESIDDQQLIDGKTLLISSTIEAYASDIKTMVEIMDERHVGNFSYINVNEFILPSDMVSRLAVRATFNNGISSIYNQLVRRGSGENLYQIHPKPQWDTYKTAFDELLRYGATLVADGDDLTVNRQLEKPIAKNAQLYIICDEPTYQAVLDI, from the coding sequence ATGTATATTGTTCGCCAAATGATTCATAAAGCGATCAGAATGGATAACTGGATTTTGATGACTGGAAGTATTTTATTCATTATTATGAGTACTTATCTATTCTATTGGTTGGAGCCAGAAACGTTCAAAACACCGTTTAACGCTTTATGGTATGTGATGACAACTGTAACAACAGTAGGTTATGGTGATTACTCGCCGGTTACTGTTCCGGGCCAAATTTATGCGATGATTGTCTATATTATTGGCATCGGGGTGATTGGTGTTGCAATTGGAAAAGTTGTTGATGGACTAGCCTCATATAAGAGGAAAAGGGAGGAAGGGCGTTTGCGATATAAAGGTAAAGATCATATTGTTATCATCGGTTGGTCCCGGAAAGCGGAGATTGCTGTTCAAGAAATTTTGGATACGAGTACCGATATAGAGATCGTTATCATTGACCTGATGGAAAAAACCCCAATTCAGCACGAACGAATTTTTTATATCAGAGGCAGGGCAACTGAAAAAGAAACGTTAGAAAACGCAGGACTCGAGCGAGCCCGTTCAGCTATTGTCTTTGCCGATGAATCGATTGATGATCAACAGTTAATTGATGGCAAGACATTACTTATTAGTTCTACAATTGAAGCCTATGCATCTGATATTAAAACAATGGTTGAAATTATGGATGAGAGGCATGTGGGTAATTTTTCCTATATTAATGTTAATGAATTCATATTGCCGTCAGATATGGTTTCAAGGCTTGCGGTCAGGGCCACCTTTAATAATGGCATTTCCTCCATTTATAATCAACTTGTTAGACGAGGAAGTGGTGAGAACCTCTATCAAATCCATCCTAAACCGCAATGGGATACATATAAGACAGCGTTTGATGAATTATTGAGATATGGAGCAACATTGGTGGCTGATGGGGATGATTTGACAGTTAACCGTCAATTAGAGAAACCTATTGCAAAGAATGCTCAGCTATACATTATTTGTGATGAACCAACCTATCAAGCGGTTTTAGATATATAA
- the cysK gene encoding cysteine synthase A — MKRVYNNMAELIGDTPLVRLNRLPDPSGAAVYAKLEMFNPSSSVKDRAAFNMILEAEEKGYLKQGSTIIEPTSGNTGIGLAMNASARGYKSIIIMPDTMTQERINMLKAYGAEVVLTPGDEKMPGAIEKAKELVNEIPNSFMPMQFENEANPDAHRHSTGQEIIDAMKEINKTPSIFVSTAGTGGTVTGTGETLKAAYPDMAIHVCEPKGSPVLSGGEPGKHKLVGTSPGFIPSILNKDIIDQIHLISDEEAYDTTRRLAREEGILVGPSSGGSVYTAIQQAKNLSPDDVVVCMTNDTGERYLSGDLFDFDN, encoded by the coding sequence ATGAAAAGAGTCTATAATAACATGGCTGAACTCATTGGTGATACACCATTAGTTAGACTTAACCGACTGCCTGATCCAAGTGGAGCTGCTGTCTATGCAAAGTTAGAAATGTTTAATCCGAGCAGCAGTGTTAAAGACCGTGCTGCATTTAACATGATCTTGGAAGCCGAGGAAAAGGGTTACTTAAAACAAGGTTCGACCATTATTGAACCTACTTCAGGGAATACCGGTATTGGTCTAGCCATGAATGCATCTGCAAGAGGGTACAAATCAATCATCATTATGCCTGATACGATGACTCAGGAACGGATTAACATGTTAAAGGCTTATGGGGCCGAGGTCGTTTTAACGCCCGGTGATGAAAAAATGCCCGGAGCGATTGAGAAAGCCAAAGAACTTGTCAATGAAATTCCTAATAGTTTTATGCCGATGCAATTCGAAAATGAGGCCAATCCGGACGCTCATCGTCATTCGACCGGGCAAGAAATTATTGATGCCATGAAGGAAATCAATAAAACGCCATCAATATTTGTTTCGACGGCAGGCACGGGCGGAACCGTTACAGGAACAGGTGAAACCTTGAAGGCCGCTTATCCCGATATGGCTATTCATGTTTGTGAACCTAAAGGATCACCTGTCCTATCAGGTGGAGAGCCAGGTAAGCACAAGCTTGTTGGAACCAGTCCAGGCTTTATCCCATCGATTCTTAACAAAGACATCATTGATCAAATTCATTTGATTTCTGATGAGGAAGCGTATGACACAACAAGAAGGTTAGCACGAGAAGAAGGCATCCTAGTCGGACCCTCATCAGGGGGATCTGTATACACAGCCATTCAGCAAGCTAAGAACCTGTCCCCTGACGACGTTGTGGTCTGTATGACTAATGATACTGGCGAACGTTACCTTTCCGGTGATTTATTTGATTTTGATAATTGA
- the thpR gene encoding RNA 2',3'-cyclic phosphodiesterase yields the protein MTDNHVHYFLGIPLPQTIKKCLSQWSASMQNIVHYKYWTHINDYHVTLLFLGAADDRKIEALSDHIDKRVTTIQPFPMQLTEPGTFGSSQRPRVLWAGVQSDERLFALHRLINHICSEDGFEPEKRPYKPHITLAKKWGSRRGIDINDIFDVPLKACDITEWLVSEVVLFKVQPQSEPRYQKVKAFQLGG from the coding sequence ATGACCGATAACCACGTACACTACTTTTTAGGTATTCCGTTACCACAGACGATAAAAAAATGCCTCAGTCAGTGGTCAGCATCCATGCAGAATATTGTCCATTACAAGTATTGGACCCACATCAATGATTATCATGTGACCTTACTTTTTTTAGGTGCAGCAGACGACAGGAAAATTGAAGCATTATCCGATCACATTGATAAGCGTGTAACGACGATTCAGCCGTTTCCCATGCAATTGACTGAACCGGGAACATTCGGGTCATCGCAGCGGCCGCGAGTGCTGTGGGCAGGTGTCCAGAGTGATGAGCGCTTGTTTGCTTTGCATAGACTAATTAATCATATTTGCTCTGAAGACGGATTTGAACCGGAAAAGCGTCCGTATAAACCGCATATTACCTTAGCAAAAAAGTGGGGGTCTCGCCGCGGCATTGATATCAATGATATATTTGATGTTCCTTTAAAGGCATGCGATATAACTGAATGGTTGGTTTCTGAAGTGGTTTTGTTTAAAGTACAGCCTCAATCAGAGCCGCGCTATCAGAAGGTGAAAGCTTTTCAGTTGGGGGGATAG